DNA from Polaribacter sp. NJDZ03:
ATAGAGTATCTACCACATACCAGGTATATAAAGTAATAAGCAAAGACAGCTATGTAAACTTAAAGTCTAATGTTTTAGACTCTCTTAAATCTTCTAAAAAGATAATTTCTGAGAAAGATGTATTATTAAAAGCAGAAAAAGAGAATATTGAAAAAAATAAGATTCTTCTATCTAAAACACAATTAGATTTAGAGGCTGCTTTAATTAAAGAAAATTCTATTTCTGTTGCAGGTCTTCAATTAAGTAAAGTAACTTATAATCTTATCCTTTGGAGTATTGTAATTGGATTACTTTTGGCACTATCTTATTTTATTTTTAAATTTTCTAAAAGTAATGTACTAACAAAAGAGGCTAAAGATAATTTAGCTGAGATAGAAGAGGAGTTTGAAAAACACAGAAAAAACACATTAGACAAGGAGCAAAAACTTAGAAGACAATTACAAGATGAAATAAACAAACAGAGAAATAGTTAATTTATATGTAAAAAAACTCATTAATTAAACATAAACTATAAAATCTATGATAATTTTATAGAAAGCTACTTAATTAATACCTTAAAATTATCATTTTCATAATATTTGCGACTGAAATAAAAATCCACTCAATTATTTAGTCCATTAAATAGTATTTTGTTAACTTAGGATTTCTAAAAAAAACTAAACAAACTTAATTACTAAAATTTTATGAAAGCCCTTTTTTATACTAGAGAATATCCTCCTTATGTATATGGTGGTGCTGGTGTTCATGTGGAATATCTTGCAGCAGAATTAGCCAAGCTAATGCCTGTAGAAGTTAGATGTTTTGGAGATCAGGACGACAGTACCAACAACCCAACTGTAAAGGGTTTTCCGTATGAAAACCCAATTTTCGACAATTCAGACGATAAGCTTAAAGCGATCTTTAAAACTTTAAGTACAGGTCTGCATATGAATGCAGACCCTATAGATGCAGATATTGTACATTGCCATACTTGGTATTCACACTTTGCAGGGATTGTAGCTAAACTTTGCTACGGTATCCCTTTAGTAATTACTACACACTCTTTAGAGCCATTAAGACCCTGGAAAAGGGAACAATTAGGTCGTGGTTACGATGCTTCTTCTTGGATAGAAAAAACAGCCATTGAAATGGCAGATGCTTTAATTGCGGTTTCAGAAGAAACGAAACAAGATGTCTTAAAACATTTTAATGTAGATGAATCTAAAATAAAGGTTATCTACAATGGTATTAACTTACAACAATACATTACTACTACCAAAACCGATACTCTAGATGAATATGGAGTAGATAAAAGCAAACCTTATGTACTTTTTGTAGGGAGAATAACCAGACAAAAAGGAATTATTCATCTAGTAAATGCTATAAAATATATAGATCCAGATACTCAAATAGTACTTTGTGCTGGTGCACCAGATACTCCAGAAATTGGTGCGGAAATGAAAGATGCTGTTAACGAGGTTAAAAAAAATCGTAAAAATGTAATCTGGATTGATAAGATGGTTACTAAAGAAGAAATTATTCAATTATATTCTCATGCAGACGTATTTTGTTGTCCATCTATTTACGAACCTTTTGGTATTATAAATATAGAAGCGATGGCTTGTAATACAGCCGTTGTAGCTAGTGCTGTTGGTGGCATTAAAGAAGTTGTTGTTCATGGAGAAACAGGTTTTCTAATACCAGTAGAACAGCAAGACGCTGCTCCTTTTGAACCCATAAACCCAGATAAATTTGCTAGAGACTTAGCAGATGGAGTTAATAAGGTTATTAGCAATCCTGAATTAAGAGAACAAATGGCTCAAAAAGGACGAAAAAGAGTAGAAGAACATTTTGATTGGATATCGATAGCTAAGCAAGTAGAAGAATTATATAAAACACTAAAAAAATAACGTAATGATAAATGACAAAGTATTAGGAATTATTTTAGGAGGAGGACAAGGATCTAGATTATACCCACTAACAAAGGATAGATCTAAACCAGCAGTACCAATTGCGGGTAAATATAGATTGGTTGATATACCTATTTCTAACTGTATCAATTCTGATATTAAAAGAATGTACGTACTAACTCAATTTAATTCTGCTTCTTTAAATAAACATATTAAAAACACTTATCATTTTAGCTTTTTTAGTGAAGCTTTTGTAGATGTACTTGCGGCAGAACAAACTATTCTTAGCGATAAATGGTTTCAAGGAACTGCAGATGCGGTAAGACAAAGTATGCTACATTTCTTAGCAAATGACTTTGAGTACGCTTTAATACTTTCTGGAGATCAATTGTATCAGATGGATTTTAATGATATGATTAAAAAACATGAAGAAAGTGGTGCAAAAATTTCTATTGCTACTTACCCTGTTAATGCTAAAGATGCTACAGAATTTGGACTTTTAAAAACGAACGAAGAAAATATAATTACTTCATTCATAGAAAAACCAGCTGCTGAATTATTACCAGACTGGACATCTGATGTTGGTGATGAAATGAAAGCACAAGGTAGAGACTACTTAGCTTCTATGGGGATCTATATTTTTAATAGAGAATTATTAATAGAATTAATGAGTAATCCAGATACCAATGATTTTGGTAAGGAAATCATTCCTCAAGCTATTGATAAACATAAAACATTAAGTTATCAATATGAAGGATATTGGACAGATATTGGTAATATAGATTCTTTCTTTGAGGCTAATTTAGGGTTAACAGATGATGTTCCTAAATTTAATTTATACGATAATAAAGGTATTTAT
Protein-coding regions in this window:
- the glgA gene encoding glycogen synthase, translated to MKALFYTREYPPYVYGGAGVHVEYLAAELAKLMPVEVRCFGDQDDSTNNPTVKGFPYENPIFDNSDDKLKAIFKTLSTGLHMNADPIDADIVHCHTWYSHFAGIVAKLCYGIPLVITTHSLEPLRPWKREQLGRGYDASSWIEKTAIEMADALIAVSEETKQDVLKHFNVDESKIKVIYNGINLQQYITTTKTDTLDEYGVDKSKPYVLFVGRITRQKGIIHLVNAIKYIDPDTQIVLCAGAPDTPEIGAEMKDAVNEVKKNRKNVIWIDKMVTKEEIIQLYSHADVFCCPSIYEPFGIINIEAMACNTAVVASAVGGIKEVVVHGETGFLIPVEQQDAAPFEPINPDKFARDLADGVNKVISNPELREQMAQKGRKRVEEHFDWISIAKQVEELYKTLKK
- a CDS encoding glucose-1-phosphate adenylyltransferase, giving the protein MINDKVLGIILGGGQGSRLYPLTKDRSKPAVPIAGKYRLVDIPISNCINSDIKRMYVLTQFNSASLNKHIKNTYHFSFFSEAFVDVLAAEQTILSDKWFQGTADAVRQSMLHFLANDFEYALILSGDQLYQMDFNDMIKKHEESGAKISIATYPVNAKDATEFGLLKTNEENIITSFIEKPAAELLPDWTSDVGDEMKAQGRDYLASMGIYIFNRELLIELMSNPDTNDFGKEIIPQAIDKHKTLSYQYEGYWTDIGNIDSFFEANLGLTDDVPKFNLYDNKGIYTRPRILPTSKIAGSILNKAVIGDGCLIHAEKIERSVIGIRSRIGKNSLISNTYMMGNDSYETLEEIAENNIDIMMGIGDRCYIHNCIIDKNCRIGDDVRINGGKHIANIETDTYMVKEGIVVIKKEATIAKGTIIG